A window of Corvus cornix cornix isolate S_Up_H32 chromosome 4, ASM73873v5, whole genome shotgun sequence contains these coding sequences:
- the LCORL gene encoding ligand-dependent nuclear receptor corepressor-like protein isoform X1, which translates to MEKGTEGMAAAAPAPPAAASQCRSPRCTAERRGVRRELDSWRHRLMHCVGFESILEGLYGPRLRRDLSLFEDCEPEELTDWSMDEKCSFCNLHKETASDRASVFGSSQSTPTEELSSQGQSNTDKIECQAENYLNALFRKKDLPQNCDPNIPLVAQELMKKMIRQFAIEYISKSSKIQENRNGSSFEPSLMCKSIQMNQTENSLQEEQDSPLDLTVNRTQEQNTQQGDGVLDLSTKKSARLEEPKYDPLCSENSVSGSSSTADANSEETANLEKGKSTLNKVLESFCSYHWQQTLAMLKFLIQDENVPIVCSCKQTHLVHSETPSSLTEEDVHVPFCSCNGHMLAQRCSLQNQRPNTCLPPLSVCIKDFHSLPCQAVAIGCIKTMVNKACSCPKYCADQLQNYNSHSVKAAACTYSAKDCDLLSSVKNSNRSRSPSPPPLSPVHSKEFELSEGMLMDFPTLDNNKLEISVNQPPSLLPAEGSKGEFEYEGKTCKGKEIEYSDGTSISADQESNDGYMNSEKGEHSAIFQDLMDRINEKLKSIDTTDLATNLVKLSSSDRAPENDVKLGDFITSLLHNAKASDYSFMELLRQHDKQVENKIIQTRFRKRQETLFATYNSPDSPVIRRQSLQIKRELASLDETLVRKKSVSERNAKKSTKKKDKMHPNKIHSFTVIEDETLQHLESNPCVNCQTKPMCFPVHQTESFKLPLANFQTSSSFLVLSENSAIAASQAKLPNTQGDCATLKETGQISLKDESSEILGRTKRNIVPPGWYSVYVTNNIMFRKSSSAKKSLKSLEKMKMNKNVHAERCSDINISKIVRDTNLQVVVERLEDTINLARKTSNSLLDSYKISQKLKANTYEQVMNPATRRGLPFTLSEMECMGQSFLPHSHVPSSSKIKAICVTTNTQETVIDQEINDGLLKSLTFNSAGSASSNGDLHVTSETGEISSPLNYSSPIKLMFVSEVNSHEGVKYALTSAAASSKGSTDLCLFQGHTNALLDKQATGDLSHAVCVKGCDHSEKGVKEESSCVYAEAITSSCPVGQVNINDSKKNEEVVEKSNSSGESVFKRKPGRPKKIGPQVVKQVKRPIGRPPKPKVDLSGSTKPRPELSCGGKSIKSDAAIMEDVNSNKNITVTVVFGRSRRTKRHVSEGNLNLISILPTQHIDSNFANDPSKARHNAESGNALTEMVKAFQNPSVEKEVSGYDYVRPIKSNLTSPHPCSNVIRQMKKPLTTVRKPGRPAKVKISGISVTVSRLSPQERKVSISNGLPPLQQQNVLEKNIAQERKNQLCNNMGQVKNVQKDSREDGSHNATTTVSRKRGIPSRHSARDRKPSLHFLRSLASSSAFTCRSALLHKSYKLHLKKTKERKEKLTQSNQSTASKDTSEPRNSGNAKKDLKDGEFGPINEVSLDPIFSSNPSLRWWPTSTSSDTLLEELNNRFEQMTNTWLRVGGSEFDKCICDKRDPIEQDCNTEMSDTLDSCLVELETSPIKMLFQKKCNMNELCTWFMQTTETQSLSLVRKANARNPLEAVSTREIKMETKQSDPSTCPFRKHFKKFALSSPSKPAGKLQILHNMVRSPVLSMKSNFTLARLKRNEFKKLQHDRWGQTKKLYNQAPGGWKSKKKNLQLFCQSQLLKSTSGETHDKTPKIQEKNTVEIQPTQALVESQNSLLPTENEARDAFVQQMMGSSDFNPHPGLANILKSHSETNGTICCQQNVRKEQSQDKLFQNTWKAKTFKDCRIFLRKINHIEQHNSFKLNNVIYSPEAVDSKSTQAYMEEKRHPLLRSHSTKQNTLKKQGNEMETSKGSNSSKVTERLDDQFHSRKLSRGVNQDDNPAGSSEGLSRINKRKSPQWETTDTNLRKRLKRQSCSSGQMAPYYPKYQVARYK; encoded by the exons aCTGTGAGCCAGAAGAGCTAACTGACTGGTCTATGGATGAGAAATGTTCCTTTTGTAATTTACACAAAGAAACAGCCAGT GATCGTGCATCAGTTTTCGGTTCTTCACAGTCAACGCCTACAGAGGAACTGTCATCTCAGGGCCAGTCCAACACTGATAAGATTGAATGCCAAGCAGAAAACTATCTAAATGCACTCTTTCGAAAGAAAG atctTCCTCAGAACTGTGATCCTAACATTCCCCTAGTTGCTCaggaattaatgaaaaaaatgatcCGTCAGTTTGCGATTGAGTACATTTCAAAAAGTAGCAAAATTCAAGAGAACAGAAATGGTTCATCATTTGAACCAAGTCTGATGTGTAAAAGTATCCAAATGAACCAAACGGAAAACTCCCTTCAGGAAGAACAGGATAGCCCTCTAGACCTCACTGTGAATCGAACTCAAGAACAGAATACTCAGCAAG GGGATGGAGTGCTAGATCTCTCTACAAAGAAAAGCGCAAGGTTGGAAGAACCAAAATATGATCCATTGTGTTCTGAAAACTCAGTGTCTGG ttcaaGCTCAACAGCTGATGCAAATTCAGAGGAAACAGCTaatttggaaaaaggaaaatcaacaTTAAACAAAGTTTTGGAGTCTTTTTGTTCATATCACTGGCAACAGACTTTGGCTATGTTAAAATTCCTAATACAGGATGAAAATGTTCCTATAGTTTGCAGTTGCAAGCAAACACATTTGGTCCACTCTGAAACTCCCAGTTCCCTTACTGAAGAGGATGTTCACGTTCCATTTTGCAGTTGCAATGGACACATGCTGGCACAAAGGTGCAGTTTACAAAATCAAAGGCCAAACACTTGTTTACCACCTCTGTCTGTTTGTATTAAAGATTTCCATTCTTTGCCATGCCAAGCTGTAGCAATTGGATGTATTAAGACAATGGTGAACAAAGCATGTAGTTGTCCTAAGTATTGTGCTGACCAATTGCAAAATTATAACAGTCAttctgtgaaagcagcagcatgtACATATTCAGCTAAGGACTGTGACCTCTTAAGCAGCGTTAAAAATTCAAACAGATCCCGCAGCCCATCGCCACCTCCACTATCACCTGTACACAGCAAAGAATTTGAATTGTCAGAAGGAATGCTTATGGATTTTCCAACTTTAGACAACAACAAGCTTGAAATATCTGTCAACCAGCCTCCATCCCTTTTGCCAGCTGAAGGAAGCAAAGGGGAATTTGAGTATGAAGGTAAAacatgcaaaggaaaagagattgaATATTCAGATGGAACATCGATATCAGCAGACCAAGAAAGCAATGATGGTTATATGAACTCTGAGAAAGGTGAACATTCTGCCATTTTTCAAGATTTAATGGACCGCATTAATGAAAAGTTGAAATCAATAGACACTACAGATCTAGCAACAAATCTTGTAAAACTTTCTAGCAGTGACAGGGCACCAGAAAATGATGTCAAATTAGGAGACTTCATAACTTCTCTTTTGCATAATGCTAAGGCAAGTGATTACAGCTTTATGGAATTACTTCGCCAACATGATAAacaagtggaaaataaaattatccaGACAAGATTTCGCAAGCGTCAGGAAACTTTATTTGCAACGTATAATTCTCCTGATTCACCAGTCATTCGACGACAGTCTTTGCAAATCAAGAGGGAGCTTGCAAGCCTTGATGAAACTCTTGtaagaaaaaagtctgtttctgagagaaatgcaaagaaatctacaaaaaaaaaagataaaatgcaTCCAAATAAAATACATAGTTTTACTGTGATAGAAGATGAGACTTTGCAACATCTTGAAAGTAATCCATGTGTGAATTGCCAAACCAAACCAATGTGCTTTCCAGTACACCAAACAGAGTCTTTCAAACTACCTCTTGCTAATTTTCAGACCAGCTCCAGCTTTCTAGTTCTTTCAGAAAACAGTGCTATTGCAGCCAGCCAGGCGAAACTCCCAAATACACAAGGAGATTGTGCAACCTTAAAAGAGACTGGTCAGATTTCTCTGAAGGATGAGAGTAGTGAAATCTTGGGCAGAACTAAACGTAACATTGTGCCTCCTGGGTGGTACTCTGTGTATGTGACAAACAATATTATGTTTAGAAAGTCATCCAGTGCAAAAAAGTCTTTGAAGAgtttggaaaaaatgaaaatgaataaaaatgttcatgCTGAAAGATGCAGTGACATAAATATAAGCAAAATTGTGAGAGACACAAATCTGCAAGTTGTTGTGGAGCGTTTAGAAGATACAATAAACTTAGCCAGAAAGACTAGCAACTCATTGTTGGATAGTTACAAAATAAGccaaaaattaaaagctaaCACTTATGAACAGGTTATGAACCCAGCTACTAGAAGGGGCTTACCTTTCACTCTGAGTGAAATGGAATGCATGGGACAAAGCTTCCTTCCACATTCACATGTGCCAAGCAGCagtaaaatcaaagcaatttGTGTCACAACAAACACACAAGAAACAGTTATAGATCAAGAAATTAATGACGGCCTTTTGAAATCTCTGACCTTTAATTCAGCTGGTTCAGCTTCCAGTAATGGGGACTTGCATGTAACATCTGAAACTGGGGAGATCTCATCTCCCTTAAACTACTCTAGTCCTATTAAGCTTATGTTTGTCTCAGAAGTTAATAGTCATGAAGGAGTCAAATACGCTTTGACATCTGCAGCTGCATCTTCTAAGGGAAGCACAGATCTTTGTTTGTTTCAGGGGCACACAAATGCTTTGTTAGACAAACAGGCCACAGGTGACCTTTCTCATGCAGTCTGTGTGAAGGGTTGTGATCACAGTGAAAAGGGTGTGAAGGAGGAGTCAAGCTGTGTTTATGCAGAAGCAATTACAAGCTCTTGTCCAGTTGGTCAGGTTAACATAAATgactcaaaaaaaaatgaagaagttgTGGAGAAATCAAACAGTAGCGGTGAatcagttttcaaaagaaaacctgGTAGACCAAAGAAAATAGGTCCTCAAGTAGTTAAGCAGGTTAAGAGACCTATTGGACGGCCTCCTAAACCAAAAGTAGACTTGAGTGGAAGCACGAAACCTAGACCTGAACTTAGCTGTGGTGGTAAAAGCATCAAGTCTGATGCAGCAATAATGGAAGACgttaacagcaacaaaaatattactgtgACAGTTGTTTTTGGAAGGTCAAGAAGAACTAAGAGACACGTTTCTGAAGGTAATCTAAATCTCATCAGCATTCTGCCCACACAACACATTGATTCTAATTTTGCCAATGATCCCAGCAAAGCAAGGCACAATGCAGAAAGTGGAAATGCTTTGACTGAAATGGTAAAAGCCTTTCAGAATCCTTCTGTTGAAAAGGAGGTCTCTGGTTATGACTATGTCAGGCCTATCAAGAGTAATCTGACATCACCACATCCTTGCAGCAATGTTATACGACAGATGAAGAAACCATTAACCACTGTTCGAAAACCTGGCAGGCcagcaaaagtaaaaatttcCGGCATATCAGTGACTGTCAGTAGACTTTCacctcaggaaagaaaagtgagCATCAGCAATGGTTTGCCTCCTTTACAACAGCAGAATGTGTTAGAAAAAAACAtagcacaggaaagaaaaaatcaactGTGCAATAATATGGGTCAAGTAAAGAACGTGCAGAAAGATTCTAGAGAGGATGGATCACACAATGCTACTACAACAGTGTCAAGAAAACGTGGAATTCCATCGAGACATTCTGCTAGAGACAGAAAACCTTCACTGCATTTTTTGCGTTCATTAGCATCTTCTAGTGCATTTACTTGTAGAAGTGCCTTACTACATAAATCTTACAAACTCCATTTGAAAAAAACTAAAGAGCGCAAGGAGAAACTTACACAGTCAAATCAGAGCACAGCATCCAAAGATACCTCAGAACCGAGAAATTCAGGAAATGCTAAAAAGGATCTTAAGGATGGTGAATTCGGGCCCATTAATGAAGTATCATTGGATCCCATTTTTTCATCAAATCCCTCTCTCAGGTGGTGGCCTACTTCCACTTCAAGTGACACCTTGTTGGAAGAACTGAACAATAGATTTGAACAGATGACTAATACCTGGTTGAGAGTGGGGGGAAGTGAGTTTGACAAATGCATATGTGATAAAAGGGATCCCATTGAACAAGACTGTAATACTGAAATGTCAGACACTTTAGACTCCTGTCTTGTAGAACTTGAAACATCACctataaaaatgcttttccagaaaaagtgTAATATGAATGAACTCTGCACCTGGTTTATGCAAACTACAGAAACACAGTCTCTCTCTCTTGTGAGAAAGGCAAATGCTCGCAATCCCTTAGAAGCAGTTAGTACTAGAGAGATAAAGATGGAAACTAAACAATCTGATCCTAGTACTTGCCCTTTcagaaagcactttaaaaagtttGCACTATCCTCCCCTTCAAAACCAGCAGGGAAATTGCAAATATTACATAACATGGTGAGGTCTCCAGTCTTAAGcatgaaaagtaatttcactTTAGccagattaaaaagaaatgagttTAAGAAGTTGCAGCATGACAGGTGGggacaaacaaaaaagctctATAATCAGGCTCCTGGAGGCTggaaatcaaaaaagaaaaatctgcagttATTTTGCCAAAGCCAATTGTTAAAAAGTACAAGTGGGGAAACCCATGATAAAACACCCAAGATCCAGGAGAAAAATACCGTAGAAATCCAGCCCACTCAGGCTTTGGTAGAGTCTCAGAATAGCCTCTTGCCAACTGAAAATGAAGCCAGAGATGCATTTGTTCAACAGATGATGGGATCTTCTGACTTTAACCCACATCCTGGTTTAGCAAATATACTTAAGTCACATTCAGAGACAAATGGAACAATTTGTTGCCAGCAAAATGTTAGAAAAGAGCAAAGCCAAGATAAACTGTTTCAAAATACTTGGAAAGCCAAAACCTTTAAAGACTGTAggatatttctgagaaaaatcaaCCATATTGAGCAGCACAATTCATTTAAGTTAAATAATGTCATTTATTCTCCTGAAGCTGTTGACAGTAAAAGCACTCAGGCctatatggaagaaaaaagacatcCTCTTTTAAGGTCCCATTCTACTaagcaaaatacattaaagaaacaaggaaatgaaatggaaacatCTAAAGGATCTAATTCTTCTAAAGTGACTGAAAGGCTGGATGACCAGtttcacagcagaaaattaaGTAGGGGTGTAAACCAGGACGATAATCCTGCTGGTAGTTCTGAAGGTCTTAGcagaataaacaaaagaaaaagtccaCAATGGGAGACCACTGAtacaaatttaagaaaaaggcTTAAGAGACAATCATGCAGTAGTGGACAAATGGCACCTTATTACCCAAAGTACCAAGTAG
- the LCORL gene encoding ligand-dependent nuclear receptor corepressor-like protein isoform X2, translated as MDEKCSFCNLHKETASDRASVFGSSQSTPTEELSSQGQSNTDKIECQAENYLNALFRKKDLPQNCDPNIPLVAQELMKKMIRQFAIEYISKSSKIQENRNGSSFEPSLMCKSIQMNQTENSLQEEQDSPLDLTVNRTQEQNTQQGDGVLDLSTKKSARLEEPKYDPLCSENSVSGSSSTADANSEETANLEKGKSTLNKVLESFCSYHWQQTLAMLKFLIQDENVPIVCSCKQTHLVHSETPSSLTEEDVHVPFCSCNGHMLAQRCSLQNQRPNTCLPPLSVCIKDFHSLPCQAVAIGCIKTMVNKACSCPKYCADQLQNYNSHSVKAAACTYSAKDCDLLSSVKNSNRSRSPSPPPLSPVHSKEFELSEGMLMDFPTLDNNKLEISVNQPPSLLPAEGSKGEFEYEGKTCKGKEIEYSDGTSISADQESNDGYMNSEKGEHSAIFQDLMDRINEKLKSIDTTDLATNLVKLSSSDRAPENDVKLGDFITSLLHNAKASDYSFMELLRQHDKQVENKIIQTRFRKRQETLFATYNSPDSPVIRRQSLQIKRELASLDETLVRKKSVSERNAKKSTKKKDKMHPNKIHSFTVIEDETLQHLESNPCVNCQTKPMCFPVHQTESFKLPLANFQTSSSFLVLSENSAIAASQAKLPNTQGDCATLKETGQISLKDESSEILGRTKRNIVPPGWYSVYVTNNIMFRKSSSAKKSLKSLEKMKMNKNVHAERCSDINISKIVRDTNLQVVVERLEDTINLARKTSNSLLDSYKISQKLKANTYEQVMNPATRRGLPFTLSEMECMGQSFLPHSHVPSSSKIKAICVTTNTQETVIDQEINDGLLKSLTFNSAGSASSNGDLHVTSETGEISSPLNYSSPIKLMFVSEVNSHEGVKYALTSAAASSKGSTDLCLFQGHTNALLDKQATGDLSHAVCVKGCDHSEKGVKEESSCVYAEAITSSCPVGQVNINDSKKNEEVVEKSNSSGESVFKRKPGRPKKIGPQVVKQVKRPIGRPPKPKVDLSGSTKPRPELSCGGKSIKSDAAIMEDVNSNKNITVTVVFGRSRRTKRHVSEGNLNLISILPTQHIDSNFANDPSKARHNAESGNALTEMVKAFQNPSVEKEVSGYDYVRPIKSNLTSPHPCSNVIRQMKKPLTTVRKPGRPAKVKISGISVTVSRLSPQERKVSISNGLPPLQQQNVLEKNIAQERKNQLCNNMGQVKNVQKDSREDGSHNATTTVSRKRGIPSRHSARDRKPSLHFLRSLASSSAFTCRSALLHKSYKLHLKKTKERKEKLTQSNQSTASKDTSEPRNSGNAKKDLKDGEFGPINEVSLDPIFSSNPSLRWWPTSTSSDTLLEELNNRFEQMTNTWLRVGGSEFDKCICDKRDPIEQDCNTEMSDTLDSCLVELETSPIKMLFQKKCNMNELCTWFMQTTETQSLSLVRKANARNPLEAVSTREIKMETKQSDPSTCPFRKHFKKFALSSPSKPAGKLQILHNMVRSPVLSMKSNFTLARLKRNEFKKLQHDRWGQTKKLYNQAPGGWKSKKKNLQLFCQSQLLKSTSGETHDKTPKIQEKNTVEIQPTQALVESQNSLLPTENEARDAFVQQMMGSSDFNPHPGLANILKSHSETNGTICCQQNVRKEQSQDKLFQNTWKAKTFKDCRIFLRKINHIEQHNSFKLNNVIYSPEAVDSKSTQAYMEEKRHPLLRSHSTKQNTLKKQGNEMETSKGSNSSKVTERLDDQFHSRKLSRGVNQDDNPAGSSEGLSRINKRKSPQWETTDTNLRKRLKRQSCSSGQMAPYYPKYQVARYK; from the exons ATGGATGAGAAATGTTCCTTTTGTAATTTACACAAAGAAACAGCCAGT GATCGTGCATCAGTTTTCGGTTCTTCACAGTCAACGCCTACAGAGGAACTGTCATCTCAGGGCCAGTCCAACACTGATAAGATTGAATGCCAAGCAGAAAACTATCTAAATGCACTCTTTCGAAAGAAAG atctTCCTCAGAACTGTGATCCTAACATTCCCCTAGTTGCTCaggaattaatgaaaaaaatgatcCGTCAGTTTGCGATTGAGTACATTTCAAAAAGTAGCAAAATTCAAGAGAACAGAAATGGTTCATCATTTGAACCAAGTCTGATGTGTAAAAGTATCCAAATGAACCAAACGGAAAACTCCCTTCAGGAAGAACAGGATAGCCCTCTAGACCTCACTGTGAATCGAACTCAAGAACAGAATACTCAGCAAG GGGATGGAGTGCTAGATCTCTCTACAAAGAAAAGCGCAAGGTTGGAAGAACCAAAATATGATCCATTGTGTTCTGAAAACTCAGTGTCTGG ttcaaGCTCAACAGCTGATGCAAATTCAGAGGAAACAGCTaatttggaaaaaggaaaatcaacaTTAAACAAAGTTTTGGAGTCTTTTTGTTCATATCACTGGCAACAGACTTTGGCTATGTTAAAATTCCTAATACAGGATGAAAATGTTCCTATAGTTTGCAGTTGCAAGCAAACACATTTGGTCCACTCTGAAACTCCCAGTTCCCTTACTGAAGAGGATGTTCACGTTCCATTTTGCAGTTGCAATGGACACATGCTGGCACAAAGGTGCAGTTTACAAAATCAAAGGCCAAACACTTGTTTACCACCTCTGTCTGTTTGTATTAAAGATTTCCATTCTTTGCCATGCCAAGCTGTAGCAATTGGATGTATTAAGACAATGGTGAACAAAGCATGTAGTTGTCCTAAGTATTGTGCTGACCAATTGCAAAATTATAACAGTCAttctgtgaaagcagcagcatgtACATATTCAGCTAAGGACTGTGACCTCTTAAGCAGCGTTAAAAATTCAAACAGATCCCGCAGCCCATCGCCACCTCCACTATCACCTGTACACAGCAAAGAATTTGAATTGTCAGAAGGAATGCTTATGGATTTTCCAACTTTAGACAACAACAAGCTTGAAATATCTGTCAACCAGCCTCCATCCCTTTTGCCAGCTGAAGGAAGCAAAGGGGAATTTGAGTATGAAGGTAAAacatgcaaaggaaaagagattgaATATTCAGATGGAACATCGATATCAGCAGACCAAGAAAGCAATGATGGTTATATGAACTCTGAGAAAGGTGAACATTCTGCCATTTTTCAAGATTTAATGGACCGCATTAATGAAAAGTTGAAATCAATAGACACTACAGATCTAGCAACAAATCTTGTAAAACTTTCTAGCAGTGACAGGGCACCAGAAAATGATGTCAAATTAGGAGACTTCATAACTTCTCTTTTGCATAATGCTAAGGCAAGTGATTACAGCTTTATGGAATTACTTCGCCAACATGATAAacaagtggaaaataaaattatccaGACAAGATTTCGCAAGCGTCAGGAAACTTTATTTGCAACGTATAATTCTCCTGATTCACCAGTCATTCGACGACAGTCTTTGCAAATCAAGAGGGAGCTTGCAAGCCTTGATGAAACTCTTGtaagaaaaaagtctgtttctgagagaaatgcaaagaaatctacaaaaaaaaaagataaaatgcaTCCAAATAAAATACATAGTTTTACTGTGATAGAAGATGAGACTTTGCAACATCTTGAAAGTAATCCATGTGTGAATTGCCAAACCAAACCAATGTGCTTTCCAGTACACCAAACAGAGTCTTTCAAACTACCTCTTGCTAATTTTCAGACCAGCTCCAGCTTTCTAGTTCTTTCAGAAAACAGTGCTATTGCAGCCAGCCAGGCGAAACTCCCAAATACACAAGGAGATTGTGCAACCTTAAAAGAGACTGGTCAGATTTCTCTGAAGGATGAGAGTAGTGAAATCTTGGGCAGAACTAAACGTAACATTGTGCCTCCTGGGTGGTACTCTGTGTATGTGACAAACAATATTATGTTTAGAAAGTCATCCAGTGCAAAAAAGTCTTTGAAGAgtttggaaaaaatgaaaatgaataaaaatgttcatgCTGAAAGATGCAGTGACATAAATATAAGCAAAATTGTGAGAGACACAAATCTGCAAGTTGTTGTGGAGCGTTTAGAAGATACAATAAACTTAGCCAGAAAGACTAGCAACTCATTGTTGGATAGTTACAAAATAAGccaaaaattaaaagctaaCACTTATGAACAGGTTATGAACCCAGCTACTAGAAGGGGCTTACCTTTCACTCTGAGTGAAATGGAATGCATGGGACAAAGCTTCCTTCCACATTCACATGTGCCAAGCAGCagtaaaatcaaagcaatttGTGTCACAACAAACACACAAGAAACAGTTATAGATCAAGAAATTAATGACGGCCTTTTGAAATCTCTGACCTTTAATTCAGCTGGTTCAGCTTCCAGTAATGGGGACTTGCATGTAACATCTGAAACTGGGGAGATCTCATCTCCCTTAAACTACTCTAGTCCTATTAAGCTTATGTTTGTCTCAGAAGTTAATAGTCATGAAGGAGTCAAATACGCTTTGACATCTGCAGCTGCATCTTCTAAGGGAAGCACAGATCTTTGTTTGTTTCAGGGGCACACAAATGCTTTGTTAGACAAACAGGCCACAGGTGACCTTTCTCATGCAGTCTGTGTGAAGGGTTGTGATCACAGTGAAAAGGGTGTGAAGGAGGAGTCAAGCTGTGTTTATGCAGAAGCAATTACAAGCTCTTGTCCAGTTGGTCAGGTTAACATAAATgactcaaaaaaaaatgaagaagttgTGGAGAAATCAAACAGTAGCGGTGAatcagttttcaaaagaaaacctgGTAGACCAAAGAAAATAGGTCCTCAAGTAGTTAAGCAGGTTAAGAGACCTATTGGACGGCCTCCTAAACCAAAAGTAGACTTGAGTGGAAGCACGAAACCTAGACCTGAACTTAGCTGTGGTGGTAAAAGCATCAAGTCTGATGCAGCAATAATGGAAGACgttaacagcaacaaaaatattactgtgACAGTTGTTTTTGGAAGGTCAAGAAGAACTAAGAGACACGTTTCTGAAGGTAATCTAAATCTCATCAGCATTCTGCCCACACAACACATTGATTCTAATTTTGCCAATGATCCCAGCAAAGCAAGGCACAATGCAGAAAGTGGAAATGCTTTGACTGAAATGGTAAAAGCCTTTCAGAATCCTTCTGTTGAAAAGGAGGTCTCTGGTTATGACTATGTCAGGCCTATCAAGAGTAATCTGACATCACCACATCCTTGCAGCAATGTTATACGACAGATGAAGAAACCATTAACCACTGTTCGAAAACCTGGCAGGCcagcaaaagtaaaaatttcCGGCATATCAGTGACTGTCAGTAGACTTTCacctcaggaaagaaaagtgagCATCAGCAATGGTTTGCCTCCTTTACAACAGCAGAATGTGTTAGAAAAAAACAtagcacaggaaagaaaaaatcaactGTGCAATAATATGGGTCAAGTAAAGAACGTGCAGAAAGATTCTAGAGAGGATGGATCACACAATGCTACTACAACAGTGTCAAGAAAACGTGGAATTCCATCGAGACATTCTGCTAGAGACAGAAAACCTTCACTGCATTTTTTGCGTTCATTAGCATCTTCTAGTGCATTTACTTGTAGAAGTGCCTTACTACATAAATCTTACAAACTCCATTTGAAAAAAACTAAAGAGCGCAAGGAGAAACTTACACAGTCAAATCAGAGCACAGCATCCAAAGATACCTCAGAACCGAGAAATTCAGGAAATGCTAAAAAGGATCTTAAGGATGGTGAATTCGGGCCCATTAATGAAGTATCATTGGATCCCATTTTTTCATCAAATCCCTCTCTCAGGTGGTGGCCTACTTCCACTTCAAGTGACACCTTGTTGGAAGAACTGAACAATAGATTTGAACAGATGACTAATACCTGGTTGAGAGTGGGGGGAAGTGAGTTTGACAAATGCATATGTGATAAAAGGGATCCCATTGAACAAGACTGTAATACTGAAATGTCAGACACTTTAGACTCCTGTCTTGTAGAACTTGAAACATCACctataaaaatgcttttccagaaaaagtgTAATATGAATGAACTCTGCACCTGGTTTATGCAAACTACAGAAACACAGTCTCTCTCTCTTGTGAGAAAGGCAAATGCTCGCAATCCCTTAGAAGCAGTTAGTACTAGAGAGATAAAGATGGAAACTAAACAATCTGATCCTAGTACTTGCCCTTTcagaaagcactttaaaaagtttGCACTATCCTCCCCTTCAAAACCAGCAGGGAAATTGCAAATATTACATAACATGGTGAGGTCTCCAGTCTTAAGcatgaaaagtaatttcactTTAGccagattaaaaagaaatgagttTAAGAAGTTGCAGCATGACAGGTGGggacaaacaaaaaagctctATAATCAGGCTCCTGGAGGCTggaaatcaaaaaagaaaaatctgcagttATTTTGCCAAAGCCAATTGTTAAAAAGTACAAGTGGGGAAACCCATGATAAAACACCCAAGATCCAGGAGAAAAATACCGTAGAAATCCAGCCCACTCAGGCTTTGGTAGAGTCTCAGAATAGCCTCTTGCCAACTGAAAATGAAGCCAGAGATGCATTTGTTCAACAGATGATGGGATCTTCTGACTTTAACCCACATCCTGGTTTAGCAAATATACTTAAGTCACATTCAGAGACAAATGGAACAATTTGTTGCCAGCAAAATGTTAGAAAAGAGCAAAGCCAAGATAAACTGTTTCAAAATACTTGGAAAGCCAAAACCTTTAAAGACTGTAggatatttctgagaaaaatcaaCCATATTGAGCAGCACAATTCATTTAAGTTAAATAATGTCATTTATTCTCCTGAAGCTGTTGACAGTAAAAGCACTCAGGCctatatggaagaaaaaagacatcCTCTTTTAAGGTCCCATTCTACTaagcaaaatacattaaagaaacaaggaaatgaaatggaaacatCTAAAGGATCTAATTCTTCTAAAGTGACTGAAAGGCTGGATGACCAGtttcacagcagaaaattaaGTAGGGGTGTAAACCAGGACGATAATCCTGCTGGTAGTTCTGAAGGTCTTAGcagaataaacaaaagaaaaagtccaCAATGGGAGACCACTGAtacaaatttaagaaaaaggcTTAAGAGACAATCATGCAGTAGTGGACAAATGGCACCTTATTACCCAAAGTACCAAGTAG